GATCATGGTCAACCGCCACGACGACATCTACGTCGAGCGCTCCGGCCGCCTGGAGCGGACGACGATCAACTTCAGCTCCGATGCCACGGTGATGGCCACCATCGAGCGGATCATCTCGCCGCTCGGCCGGCGCATCGACGAGAGCTCGCCGATGGTCGATGCGCGCCTCAAGGACGGTTCGCGGGTCAACGCCATCATCCCGCCGCTGGCGCTCAAGGGCCCATGCCTGACCATCCGCAAGTTCTCCCAGCACAAGCTGACCACCGATGACCTGATCCGCTACGGCTCGATCAACGAACCCATGGTGACCTTTCTGCGTACGGCGGTGGAGCAGCGTCTCAACATAGTGGTTTCGGGAGGCACGGGTTCGGGCAAGACCACCCTGCTGAACATCCTGTCCAACTTCATTCCGGTGGAGGAGCGGGTGGTGACCGTGGAGGACGCCGCCGAACTGAAGCTGGTACAGCCACATGTGGTGTCCCTGGAGGCGCGCCCGGCGAACATGGAAGGCAAGGGCCAGGTGACCATCCGCGATCTGGTGCGCAACTGCCTGCGCATGCGCCCCGACCGCATCGTGGTCGGCGAGTGTCGCGGCGGCGAGGCGCTGGACATGCTGCAGGCGATGAATACCGGTCACGATGGTTCGCTGACCACCGGCCACGCCAACTCACCGCGCGACATGCTGCGCCGTCTGGAGGTGATGGTGCTGATGGCCGGCATGGACCTGCCGGTGCAGGCCATCCGCGAGCAGATCGCCTCGGCGGTCAACATCATCGTGCAGCAGACCCGCTTCGGCGACGGCTCGCGGCGCATCACCAGCATCACCGAGGTCACCGGCATGGAGCAGGGCACCATACTGCTCAACGAGATCTTCTGCTTCCGCCAGCAGGGCTTCGACCAGAATGGCCGGGTCAGGGGGCGCTACCTGGCGACAGGCCAGGTGCCGGAGTTCTACGAGGAGCTGCGTAGTCGGGGTATTCCGGTGGATATGGGCATCTTCAAGACCAGCCAGGAGGTCTGACATGAGCGGATTGATGCTGATCCTCTGCGTGGCCGCCGTGGCCCTGTGCGCCTTCTGCCTGGCGCTGATCTTCGGCCGGGTGATCCTGGCCAACCTGAGCTTCTACCGGCGCCAGTTCAGTGCCAGCGCCGAAGTGGAACTGGCCGACATGTTCATCTTCGCCAGCGGCCAGCAGCTGTTCGTGTTCAACCTGATGCTGCTGGTGTTCGTGCCGCTGTTCCTGCATGTGCTGTTCGACATCCTGGTGATCACCGCCACCGGCGCGCTACTGGCCCTGTTCGTGCCGCGCGTCGTGTTCAAGACGCTCAAGCGCAAGCGCCTGATGAAGTTCGAGGAGCAGCTGCCGGATGCCTTCATGCTGCTGTCCAGCAGCCTGCAGTCCGGCGCCAGTCTGAACATGGCGCTGGAGAACGTGGTGCAGCAATCACCGGCACCCCTGAGCCAGGAATTCGGCCTGCTGGTGAAGAAACTGCGCCTGGGCGTGACCCTGGAGGACGCCCTGGTGAAGATGGAGGAGCGCATTCCGCTGCCCAGCTTCATCATGGCCAGCTCGGCGGTGCGTATCAGTCGCGAGGTGGGTGGTAACCTGGTCGAGACCATCAACGGCATGGCCACCACCCTGCGGCGCAAGAAGGTGATGGAAGGCAAGATCGATAGCCTCACATCCCAGGGCCGCGCCCAGGGCATCTTCATGGCCATGCTGCCGATCTTTCTCGCCGGCATCCTCAGCGCCATCGAACCCGAGGCCATGAGCCAGCTGTACACCACCCGCATGGGCTTGGCCGTGCTGGCGGTGATGGTGGTGATGGAGATCCTCGGCTTCACCTTCATCAAGAAAATCACCCGGATCGACGCCTGATGAGTGAATTGCTTGCCCTGCTCAGCGGCGCCGGCACCGGCGTCGCGGTGACCTGCTTCATCCTGGTGTTCATGGCGCTGTTCCGCTTTCTGCCGGAAGAGAACCGCGCCTACATGGACCCGGTGCCACCGCTGATGAAGCCGGTATGGCCGCTGGTGCGACTGGTTTCCTACTTTGTCGGCTCGATGCTGCCACCCAAGTTCCTCGACTGGCTGGACAAACGCCTGCAGCGCACGGGGGCGCTCTATGTGTTGACCCCGGAGGACTACTTCGGCCTGAGCCTGAGTCTGGCCATCCTTCTGCCGGTGATCGCCCTGCTGCCCATGGTCAGCGGCAAGAGCGGCATCATGTGGCC
This DNA window, taken from Pseudomonas alcaligenes, encodes the following:
- a CDS encoding type II secretion system F family protein, whose translation is MSGLMLILCVAAVALCAFCLALIFGRVILANLSFYRRQFSASAEVELADMFIFASGQQLFVFNLMLLVFVPLFLHVLFDILVITATGALLALFVPRVVFKTLKRKRLMKFEEQLPDAFMLLSSSLQSGASLNMALENVVQQSPAPLSQEFGLLVKKLRLGVTLEDALVKMEERIPLPSFIMASSAVRISREVGGNLVETINGMATTLRRKKVMEGKIDSLTSQGRAQGIFMAMLPIFLAGILSAIEPEAMSQLYTTRMGLAVLAVMVVMEILGFTFIKKITRIDA
- a CDS encoding ATPase, T2SS/T4P/T4SS family: MFELEVTYRNGQPVDKLTCTAAQCELGKARTCILRLRGWRVAPVHARIERSLAGLFVEDLSRGYELEVNGKLVGRYGPLSESDVIGIGGYLVRVRPLVVETEDMPPTDSDLPFNEEEAAGVVTHDQAAYMEWSKYIHGELFRAMDLRRMDLETMAADEVRARLSELVDEIMEQIRGRLPKCIDCDVLRKIVLDEAVGLGPLEDLLADESVTEIMVNRHDDIYVERSGRLERTTINFSSDATVMATIERIISPLGRRIDESSPMVDARLKDGSRVNAIIPPLALKGPCLTIRKFSQHKLTTDDLIRYGSINEPMVTFLRTAVEQRLNIVVSGGTGSGKTTLLNILSNFIPVEERVVTVEDAAELKLVQPHVVSLEARPANMEGKGQVTIRDLVRNCLRMRPDRIVVGECRGGEALDMLQAMNTGHDGSLTTGHANSPRDMLRRLEVMVLMAGMDLPVQAIREQIASAVNIIVQQTRFGDGSRRITSITEVTGMEQGTILLNEIFCFRQQGFDQNGRVRGRYLATGQVPEFYEELRSRGIPVDMGIFKTSQEV